In Chloroflexota bacterium, the genomic window CAGGTCGCGAACGGACCATCGCCACAGCTCGTCGTATGAGGTGAAGCGCAGGCCGCGGCGTTCGGCGAGCCAGCGCAGATACCGCGTCACGTTGGCCCGCTCGCGCGCTTCGGCCGTCGGCTGCCAGAGAATGGCGCCCTCGCTGCTCATGCGCCGCGCCTCAGGGCGGGCTTCGCCCTCAGCGACACCGGTCGCGCCACGTCATTCAAGCCCGAGCACTCGCGGAACGAGCTGGCGGATGCGCCCCAGCGTCTGGACCCGCTCCCGTTCGTCCGCGACCTCGACCGCGACTTCCTCATCTCGTGGGCGGGCCTCCTCAGCGGAGTGGTCGAGGGGCTCCGGCGAACGCTGTTCCTGCATCCGGGACCTTTCGCCAGCCGATGTCCGCAGCCAGCCATGGAGACAACCCGCGCCAGCACCATCCGCGCTCGCGTAACCGCGGGCTCAAGCCTGGCGGGCCGCGTCGGCCATCTGTCGCTTCAGCCGTTTCGTGAACTCATCCAGAATGAGCGACGCCGTCGCCCGGAGCACCATGTCCCCGAGGATCGCCAACCGACCGCGCACGTCGACCGTGGCGCGATACCGCAACGTCGTGCTGCTGGGTGAATCGGCGACCAGATTCATTCCCATCTGCACGTCGAGCTGGCTCTTCGTCACAGAATCGGTGCCGGTGACGATCGCCGTCAGCTCCGTGGGCGGCGTGCTATCGATTATGTGGGCGCGAAAGGAGAACTTCCCCTCGATCGGGCCCACGCGGGCGGCGATCACACCGTCGAAGGTCTGGTCATCGACGAGGCGCACCTCGTCGACGCCCGGCACGCAGGCGGCGGAGCGATCGACGTCGAGGAGAAAATCCCACAGGTCGTGCACCGGCGCATCGATGGCGATGGAGTCTTCGAAGTTCACGTCGGCCTCGAGATTCTTCGCGCGCTCGCCATTATAGATTCTCGTCCGGATGGCGCCCGCGCATAGTGATGCAGCCGAAAAGTGATTTGTCATCTGGATCCCAGGTCATTCCTCCGGAGATTCTTCGCCTGCGGGTTCAGAATGACCCAACGCGCTGCGGACCATCGCGCGCCCCGTCTGTTGGCCAGAGGAGAGCGGGAGGAGGGCTTCCGCGGCTACCCGGAGCCGCTGAGCCGGCTCCCGAGCCGCTGGCCGACGACCGACGCCACCGCGATCATGGAGACGAGCATGATCGCCAGAGCCGAGCTCTGCTCCAGGTTGCCCGAGATCCCATACTCCAGCAGCAAGATGGAAAGAGGCCGTGACGACCCGCTGTAGAGAAGGACCACCGTGCTGATGTCACGCAGGGCGCCCGCGAACGCGAGAAGTCCAACGGTAAACGCCGTGGGCGCCAGGAGCGGGAACAAGACCCGGCGATACATCGTGAGCCAGCTCGCGCCCGACACCTTCGCGCTCTCCTCCAGCTCGCGGCCCACCTGAAGCACTGCGGCCTTCATGAGCTGGGTCGAGACGGGACTGTCGCGAATGACGATGGCCAGAACGATGCCGAGCACAGATCCATAGAGGATCGTCCGCGACGGCGTGCTGAGAAACAGCCACAGCAGGCCGAGGCTCATGAGGATGCCCGGCACGGCCCATGGCAGCCAGCTCAGCGCGTCCACCACCGTCGACGCCGCGGACCGACGACGGATGACGAAGTAGGCGATGAGACTGTAAACGACCATGCCCACGAGTCCGACGGACACGGCGATGACCAGGCTGTTCTTGAGCGATGACAGAAACGCCGAGTCGCGAAGGAGTCGCTCCCAGTTCCGCAAGGTGTATGGATCGGCGATGGTGAAGAAGCCGTAGCGCCGCATGAATGACCCGAGGATGAGGAACACCATCGGCGCGAGCAGGGCCATCGTCATCCATGACGCGCACAGGCCAAGGGCAGGCCAGCGCAGCCGCCCAAGCCGGTAGCGTGCCGTCGAGAACCCACGCCCGCTCACAGTCGTGAAGTCGCGTCCGGCAATGGCTGAACGATAGAGCAGCGCCAGGCCGATCATGGTCAGGAGGAACAGCGATCCGAGCGCGGTGGCGGTGCCAAAACCGGGCGGATCGTCCCGAAGGAGGTTGTAGATTTTTGTCGAGTAGACCTGGATCCCCGCCTGCGGTCCAAGCAATAGCTCGACTTCGAACGCCTCGAGGGAGCGAACAAAGACGAGCATGGTCGTTCCGAGAATCCCCGGAAGCAACACCGGCAGGGTAATACGCCTCAGCACCGTGAGCTGGTTCGCACCGCTCGTGCGCCCCGCCTCTTCAAGATGCGCGCTCATGCGACGGAACAGGGGGGTGAGGAGAAAGACGTAAAAGGCGACGCCCGCCGACGCAAGGTGGACCCAGATGATTCCCCAGAAGCTGTAAAGGTTGAAGATCGGCCCGCCGACGAAGGGGAGCCGCTGCACAGCGTCGTTGATGAGCCCGTAGTGGGGATCGAGTAGGAGAATGAACCCGAGCGTATACGGGAGCGATGGAACGAACAATTCGATGCGAAACAGGAATTCGACAATCGACGCGCCCGGGAGGTCCGTCCGGGCAATAAGCCACGCGAACCCGACCCCCAGCACGAGGCCGATGGCAGTCCGCACACTCCCGAGGGCCAGGCTATTCCAGAGCGCCGCCCAGATCGTGCGGTCCGCGAACGCGTTTGCCCAGTTCTCCAGTGAGTAGACGGGCGCCTGGCCGGGCGTCGCCACGTTGAAGCTGTTGACGAGCAGGAATAGGATAGGCAGCCCAATCGCCACGCCCATCCCGAGCGGGACCAGGAGCGAGGGAGACGGCGCCCCGAGCGGCCAACGCAGATCCTGAATGATCAGCCGTCGGGCAGCGTTCACGGCCGACACGGGCGGCCTCAGCCTCCGAGGAGGCTCTGAAGACGCGGTTTGATACTCTCGACGTCGGCGGTGAAGTTCCAGTCGTTGATGTCGAAGTAGTCACGCCCGGGCTGCGGCACGAGGAACTGCGGCAGCTTCTTGTTCGCCTCAACGTCGAGTCGATTGGAGGGCTCGCCCAGGGCGATGGCGGCCATCTCCTGCCCCTCCTTGCTGGCGAACCAGTTCACCCACAGCTTGGCGGCGTTGGGATGGGGGGTGGGATCAATGACGATGAGGAACGCGCCGCCCGCGCCCGTCTGCGGCGGCAGGTCGTCGAAGGAGAAGGCCTCGAGCTTCATTCCTTCCTTCATGAGGTCGAGCACGTCCTCTTCGGTCATGTTGAGGTTGATGGGGTAGATGCCGCGCGCCATCCAGTCCGCGAGCTGGCGATCGTCGTTGCTGGATTGCGCTTTCTGATCGACGAAGAGCTTCCGGACGTAGTCTTCGCCCTTGAGCTTCATGAGGTACGTCGCGACCACTAGCCCGCCGCCGTTTTGTAGCGGGTCGTGGGTGGCGATCTTCCCCTGGAACTTCGGGTTCAACAGATCGTCGCTCTTGCGCACCTCGTCGCGCTTCACGAAATCCGTATTGATCACGATGTTGTTCTGGATGCTCTCGACCGAGCGCAGGATGTACTCTCCGTCGGGGTCGGCGAACTTGAGCTTGCCATCCCGCCATTTCGCGGGGTCCGTCACCTCCGGCACGACGAGCATCGACTTGATCGACGCCATGGCGTGCGCGGGATAGAGCTGCGACGAAGCGGTCCCGAGGCCGGAGATGAGCACGTCGACGGTGCTGAGTCCGGCCGCGCGCTCGCGCATGATTCGGGCCACCGTGTCTGACCCGCGGCCGGTTACGACTTCGACCTCAACACCGAAACGCTTGGTAAAGGCATCCGCCATGTCCTCGCGCACGGCCGTGTTGTTGGTCGCGAGCACGAGCTTGCCTTCTGCACGGGCTGCCGCAGCCAGGTCGTCCCAGACGCGGTCCGGAGCGCTGGCGCCGTCTGACGGCTGCGATGCGGCCACAGGGGGGGTGCCCGATGGACGCGCACACGCGCTGAGGACCGCGATCATCGTCGTGGCGAGGAACCAGCTCGCGAAATCCCGACGCATCCAGGCCCTCCGACGTGGGCGGCGATGGCTTTTTGCATATCTGCCGTACGAGATGCGCCAGCGTATCCGCGCAGGTTGAGCGTGTCAAATTTCCCCGGATGGCCCGATACTTGGAGCGCACGTCCCACCCTCGCGATTCGGAGTCGAAGCGCGCGATGCAGGCTTCCGTCAACGTTCCCGCGCTCACAGCCCAGCTCCGCCGCGTCCTCCGCGGGGAGGTCCGCTTCGACGACGCGACGCGCGCGCTCTACGCCACGGATGCGTCGAACTATCGCCAACTCCCCATTGGCGTGGTCATCCCCCACGACGCCGAGGACGTCGTCGCCGCGCTGGAGATGTGCCGGCGCTACGGCGCGCCTCTCCTGCCGCGCGGTGGGGGGACCAGCCTCGCTGGCCAGTGCTGCAACGTGGCGGTCGTGCTGGACTTCTCGAAGTACATGAATCGCCTGCTCGACCTGGATCCGGTGGCAAAGACGGCGCGCGTCCAGCCCGGCCTCGTCCTCGACGAGCTCCGGGACGCGGCCGAGGCGCACCATCTGACGTTCGCGCCCGACCCCTCGACCCATAACCACTGCACCCTCGGCGGAATGATCGGGAACAACTCGTGCGGGGTCCATTCCCTCACCGGGGGAAACACGGTCGACAACATTCACGAGCTGGACATTCTCACGTACGATGGCCTCCGGCTCCGCGTCGGCGCGACCACCCCGGAAGAGATCGAACGGATCGTCGCGGCCGGCGGACGTCGCGCGCAGATCTATGCGGCGCTACGTGACCTCCGGGACCGCTACGCGGACCGCATCCGGCAGCGGTTCCCCAAACTGGAGCGCCGCGTCTCGGGATTCAACCTCGATCAGCTCCTGCCGGAGAACGGCTTCCACGTCGCGCGGGCGCTTGTCGGGACCGAGGGAACGTGCGTCACGGTCCTCGAGGCGACCACGAGGTTGGTCCCAAGCCCGCCGGGTCGCTCGCTGCTCGTCCTCGGATACCCGAACGTGTCCGCGGCGGGGAACGGCGTCATGGCGGTCCTGGACCAGGCTCCGCTCGCCGTGGAGGGGATCGACGATCGTCTGGTCGACGGGATGCGCCGAAAGGGCATGCAGGCCAGCGACCTGGCCCTGCTGCCGGCGGGGGGCGCCTGGCTGTTCGTGGAGTTCGGCGGGGAGACGAAGGCCGAAGCGGACGACCAGGCCCGCCGAGCTATGGCCGCCCTCGCGAAGCTCCCCAGCGCGCCGGACATGCGCGTTTTCGACGACCCCGCGCTCGCCCGCGGCGCGTGGCAGGTGCGCCAGGCCGCGCCGCGCGCCGCCGCCCGGATGCCGGGCGAGCCCGACTACTACGACGGCTGGGAGGACGCCGCCGTCCCCCCTGATGTGCTCGGGGAGTACCTTCGCCACTTCCGCGCGCTCTTCGATCGGTACGGCTACCGCGCCGGGATCTACGGCCACTTCGGCCAGGGATGCATCCACACGCGCATCGACTTCGACTTGAAGAGCCCCGAGGGGATCCGCCGCTACCGCGCCTTCGCCGAAGACGCCGCCGACCTCGTCGTGCGCTACGGAGGCTCCCTGTCCGGCGAGCACGGCGATGGGCAGGCCAGGGGCGAGCTGCTCCCGCGGATGTTCGGCGACGAGCTGGTGGCTGCCTTCCGCGAATTCAAATCCATCTGGGACCCGCAGGGGCTCATGAATCCTCACAAGGTGGTCGATCCCTACCGCCTCGACGAGAATCTGCGCCTCACCCAATCCGCGGCCGGCAGCGCGCAAACGGGCCGCGACGCGGCGCATTTCGCCTACGCGGAAGACGATGGGAGCTTCGCCCTAGCCATGGAGCGATGCATCGGCATCGGCGAGTGCCGCCGCCTCCACGGCGGGACGATGTGCCCCAGCTATCGAGCCACGCTGGACGAGCGGCATTCGACCCGCGGGCGCGCCCGGATGCTCTTCGAGATGCTCCACGGTGAGCCAGAGATCCGCGGTTGGGGGTCGACGGCCGTGCGCGATGCGCTCGACCTCTGCCTCGCGTGCAAGGCGTGCAAGAGCGAGTGCCCGGCGAACGTGGACCTGGCACGCTACAAGGCGGAGTTTCTGGCCCACTACTATCAGGGCCACCTGCGCCCGCGCACGGCGCACAGCCTCGGCTTGGTTCACCAGTGGGCGAGAATTGCCTCTCGATATCCGACCGTCGCCAACGGATTGGCCGAGAATCCGATCCTGGCGCCGTTTCTGAAAGCCGTCGCTGGAATTGCGCCGGAGCGCAAGCTCCCCGCCCTCGCGGCCGCGCCCTTCACCACGTGGTTTCGTCAGCGCTCGTCGAACCGGACGCCCGGGCGCGCTTCGGGAAGTCGGGTGCTCCTCTGGCCTGACACCTTCAACAATTACTTCACGCCCGGCGTCGCGAGGGCGTGTGTCGAGGCCCTGGAGCGGCTGGGATTCGAGGTGATCATCCCCGACGAGGATCTCTGCTGCGGTCGGCCCTACTACGACTATGGGCGAATCGACGAGGCCCGGCGCGCGCTGCGGCGCATCCTCCGGTCACTAGCGCCGCATCTCGAGGACGGCGTCCCCATCGTTGGGCTGGAGCCGAGCTGCATCGCCGTCTTCCGGGACGAGCTGCGCGGCCTCATGCCGAAGGACCCCTCCGCGCATCGACTTGCTGACCAGTCTTACGTGTTGAGCGAGTTCCTCGAATCTCAGGCCGAGCACGTGACGTGGCCGCGACTCGAGCGAAGGGCGCTCGTGCACGTTCACTGTCACCAACGCGCCCTGATGGGGACGAGCGCTGACACCGCGATCCTTCGTCGGCTGGGGCTCGACGCGCGTGTGCTCGACGCAGGGTGCTGCGGGATGGCCGGCGCGTTTGGCTTCGAGCGGGAGCACTACGCGGTTTCGATGCGCATTGGCGAGCAGGGAGTGTTGCCGGCCGTTCGCCGGGCCGAGTCGAGCACGATCGTGCTGGCGGACGGGTTCAGCTGTCGGGAGCAAATCGCGCACGGAACGGGCCGCCGCGCTCTTCACCTCGCCGAGGTCATCCATTCGGCCATCGTCGGGTAAAGACGAATCGCATCCCGTTCATCGTTCGACAAGCTCACCACGAACGGATCGCGGCTCGACCGGCTCAGGGC contains:
- a CDS encoding SRPBCC domain-containing protein; translation: MNFEDSIAIDAPVHDLWDFLLDVDRSAACVPGVDEVRLVDDQTFDGVIAARVGPIEGKFSFRAHIIDSTPPTELTAIVTGTDSVTKSQLDVQMGMNLVADSPSSTTLRYRATVDVRGRLAILGDMVLRATASLILDEFTKRLKRQMADAARQA
- a CDS encoding FAD-linked oxidase C-terminal domain-containing protein, which produces MQASVNVPALTAQLRRVLRGEVRFDDATRALYATDASNYRQLPIGVVIPHDAEDVVAALEMCRRYGAPLLPRGGGTSLAGQCCNVAVVLDFSKYMNRLLDLDPVAKTARVQPGLVLDELRDAAEAHHLTFAPDPSTHNHCTLGGMIGNNSCGVHSLTGGNTVDNIHELDILTYDGLRLRVGATTPEEIERIVAAGGRRAQIYAALRDLRDRYADRIRQRFPKLERRVSGFNLDQLLPENGFHVARALVGTEGTCVTVLEATTRLVPSPPGRSLLVLGYPNVSAAGNGVMAVLDQAPLAVEGIDDRLVDGMRRKGMQASDLALLPAGGAWLFVEFGGETKAEADDQARRAMAALAKLPSAPDMRVFDDPALARGAWQVRQAAPRAAARMPGEPDYYDGWEDAAVPPDVLGEYLRHFRALFDRYGYRAGIYGHFGQGCIHTRIDFDLKSPEGIRRYRAFAEDAADLVVRYGGSLSGEHGDGQARGELLPRMFGDELVAAFREFKSIWDPQGLMNPHKVVDPYRLDENLRLTQSAAGSAQTGRDAAHFAYAEDDGSFALAMERCIGIGECRRLHGGTMCPSYRATLDERHSTRGRARMLFEMLHGEPEIRGWGSTAVRDALDLCLACKACKSECPANVDLARYKAEFLAHYYQGHLRPRTAHSLGLVHQWARIASRYPTVANGLAENPILAPFLKAVAGIAPERKLPALAAAPFTTWFRQRSSNRTPGRASGSRVLLWPDTFNNYFTPGVARACVEALERLGFEVIIPDEDLCCGRPYYDYGRIDEARRALRRILRSLAPHLEDGVPIVGLEPSCIAVFRDELRGLMPKDPSAHRLADQSYVLSEFLESQAEHVTWPRLERRALVHVHCHQRALMGTSADTAILRRLGLDARVLDAGCCGMAGAFGFEREHYAVSMRIGEQGVLPAVRRAESSTIVLADGFSCREQIAHGTGRRALHLAEVIHSAIVG
- a CDS encoding extracellular solute-binding protein, whose protein sequence is MRRDFASWFLATTMIAVLSACARPSGTPPVAASQPSDGASAPDRVWDDLAAAARAEGKLVLATNNTAVREDMADAFTKRFGVEVEVVTGRGSDTVARIMRERAAGLSTVDVLISGLGTASSQLYPAHAMASIKSMLVVPEVTDPAKWRDGKLKFADPDGEYILRSVESIQNNIVINTDFVKRDEVRKSDDLLNPKFQGKIATHDPLQNGGGLVVATYLMKLKGEDYVRKLFVDQKAQSSNDDRQLADWMARGIYPINLNMTEEDVLDLMKEGMKLEAFSFDDLPPQTGAGGAFLIVIDPTPHPNAAKLWVNWFASKEGQEMAAIALGEPSNRLDVEANKKLPQFLVPQPGRDYFDINDWNFTADVESIKPRLQSLLGG
- a CDS encoding iron ABC transporter permease produces the protein MSAVNAARRLIIQDLRWPLGAPSPSLLVPLGMGVAIGLPILFLLVNSFNVATPGQAPVYSLENWANAFADRTIWAALWNSLALGSVRTAIGLVLGVGFAWLIARTDLPGASIVEFLFRIELFVPSLPYTLGFILLLDPHYGLINDAVQRLPFVGGPIFNLYSFWGIIWVHLASAGVAFYVFLLTPLFRRMSAHLEEAGRTSGANQLTVLRRITLPVLLPGILGTTMLVFVRSLEAFEVELLLGPQAGIQVYSTKIYNLLRDDPPGFGTATALGSLFLLTMIGLALLYRSAIAGRDFTTVSGRGFSTARYRLGRLRWPALGLCASWMTMALLAPMVFLILGSFMRRYGFFTIADPYTLRNWERLLRDSAFLSSLKNSLVIAVSVGLVGMVVYSLIAYFVIRRRSAASTVVDALSWLPWAVPGILMSLGLLWLFLSTPSRTILYGSVLGIVLAIVIRDSPVSTQLMKAAVLQVGRELEESAKVSGASWLTMYRRVLFPLLAPTAFTVGLLAFAGALRDISTVVLLYSGSSRPLSILLLEYGISGNLEQSSALAIMLVSMIAVASVVGQRLGSRLSGSG